In Oryzihumus leptocrescens, the following are encoded in one genomic region:
- a CDS encoding heme o synthase, with amino-acid sequence MTSSAIPLPRWAALRATLAAYLALTKPRIIELLLVTTLPAMLLAANGWPPTGLVAVTLIGGAAAAGSANVLNCFLDRDIDAVMHRTARRPLNGGRVSPRGAVAFGSALAVAAVGLLWWATTPLAAALTAAAIVVYVLGYTVILKRRTSSNIVWGGSAGCMPTLIGWAAVTGRLALAPFVLFAIVFFWTPPHFWALAIRFREDYAAAGVPMLPVVAPARTVVHRMAVYTWLTVATSLVLWPVAHTGLLYAGAAVVLGGVFVREVELLRRQVARGAPLRPMRVFHTSISYLSALFLCLAVDVLLRSW; translated from the coding sequence GTGACCAGCTCCGCCATCCCCCTGCCCCGGTGGGCCGCGCTGCGCGCGACCCTCGCGGCATACCTGGCCCTGACCAAGCCGCGCATCATCGAGCTGCTCCTGGTGACCACCCTGCCGGCCATGCTCCTGGCCGCGAACGGGTGGCCGCCGACGGGGTTGGTCGCGGTCACCCTCATCGGTGGGGCGGCCGCGGCCGGCAGCGCGAACGTCCTCAACTGCTTCCTCGACCGTGACATCGACGCCGTGATGCACCGCACCGCGCGACGGCCGCTGAACGGGGGCCGGGTCTCCCCCCGGGGTGCGGTGGCCTTCGGCTCGGCGCTGGCCGTGGCGGCGGTGGGTCTGCTCTGGTGGGCCACCACGCCGCTGGCGGCGGCGCTCACGGCCGCGGCGATCGTGGTCTACGTCCTGGGCTACACGGTCATCCTCAAGCGCCGCACCTCCTCGAACATCGTGTGGGGTGGCAGCGCGGGCTGCATGCCGACGCTGATCGGCTGGGCCGCGGTCACGGGACGGCTCGCCCTCGCGCCGTTCGTGCTCTTCGCCATCGTCTTCTTCTGGACGCCGCCGCACTTCTGGGCGCTGGCGATCCGGTTCCGGGAGGACTACGCGGCGGCGGGTGTCCCGATGCTGCCGGTGGTGGCGCCGGCCCGGACGGTGGTCCACCGGATGGCGGTCTACACCTGGCTCACCGTCGCGACGTCCCTTGTGCTCTGGCCGGTGGCGCACACCGGCCTGCTGTATGCCGGGGCGGCGGTCGTACTCGGTGGGGTGTTCGTGCGCGAGGTCGAGCTGCTGCGGCGCCAGGTGGCCCGCGGGGCCCCGCTGCGCCCGATGCGGGTGTTCCACACGTCGATCAGCTACCTCAGCGCACTGTTCCTCTGCCTGGCGGTCGACGTCCTGCTGAGGTCGTGGTGA
- a CDS encoding TlpA family protein disulfide reductase, giving the protein MLALTGLLAGLLTGCAASTPAAATVPAQAAGHSAPAGATPGRSDANRYPLGLTVFPVGQRRTLPALQGQTLAGPALALSSLRGRTVVLNVWASWCEPCRTELPGLAALAAQLRASGVRFVGLDEDADPSAAASAVRSTGSAYPHLVDRGTLLARLSPWLPAAVPGSLVVDPEGRVAARVVGPVTAAQLRPLLAGLAPV; this is encoded by the coding sequence GTGCTGGCTCTCACCGGGTTGCTCGCGGGGCTCCTCACCGGGTGCGCCGCAAGCACGCCGGCCGCGGCGACGGTCCCCGCCCAGGCGGCTGGGCACTCCGCGCCCGCCGGCGCCACGCCGGGTCGCTCGGACGCCAACCGCTACCCGTTGGGGCTGACCGTGTTCCCCGTGGGGCAGCGTCGGACGCTTCCCGCCCTTCAGGGGCAGACCCTGGCCGGCCCGGCCCTCGCGCTGTCGAGCCTGAGGGGACGCACGGTGGTGCTCAACGTGTGGGCGTCGTGGTGCGAACCCTGCCGGACCGAGCTGCCGGGCCTGGCCGCGCTCGCCGCCCAGCTCCGGGCCTCGGGCGTCCGCTTCGTCGGGTTGGACGAGGACGCCGACCCGAGCGCCGCGGCGTCGGCCGTGCGCTCGACCGGGTCCGCCTACCCGCACCTCGTGGACCGGGGCACCCTGCTGGCCCGGCTCTCCCCCTGGCTGCCGGCTGCGGTGCCGGGCAGCCTGGTGGTCGACCCGGAGGGCCGCGTGGCCGCGCGCGTGGTCGGACCGGTGACGGCCGCCCAGCTGCGGCCGCTGCTGGCTGGGCTGGCGCCGGTATGA
- a CDS encoding cytochrome c oxidase subunit 3 gives MTAETHAPIVVHGSPEELGRTQRLGVLLLIVGDAAFLLSLVFSYLYLRALNTEHGWVPPHGHTVPAGLGWVIAAVMVASLAFYYWAETGADRPRRLQLGLLLAALLVLVGLVLQAYQLGTAGIVVADGSYASTWYALAGYHAFHLLVTLFIGIGIWNRARMGRYATNGWQVRLVGYWWAWVAVAAIITAATTSLAAIPHVVP, from the coding sequence ATGACCGCCGAGACCCACGCCCCGATCGTCGTCCACGGCAGCCCCGAGGAGCTCGGGAGGACACAGCGCCTCGGGGTGCTGCTGCTCATCGTCGGGGACGCCGCGTTCCTGCTGTCGCTGGTGTTCAGCTACCTCTACCTGCGTGCCCTCAACACCGAGCACGGCTGGGTCCCCCCGCACGGTCATACCGTGCCGGCCGGGTTGGGCTGGGTCATCGCCGCCGTCATGGTGGCCAGCCTGGCCTTCTACTACTGGGCCGAGACCGGTGCCGACCGGCCGCGCCGCCTCCAGCTCGGCCTGCTGCTGGCGGCCCTGCTCGTGCTGGTCGGCCTCGTGCTGCAGGCCTACCAGCTCGGGACGGCGGGGATCGTGGTGGCCGACGGCTCCTACGCCTCGACGTGGTATGCCCTGGCCGGCTACCACGCGTTCCACCTCCTGGTGACCCTCTTCATCGGGATCGGCATCTGGAACCGGGCCCGGATGGGCCGCTACGCCACCAACGGCTGGCAGGTGCGGTTGGTGGGCTACTGGTGGGCGTGGGTCGCCGTGGCGGCGATCATCACCGCGGCGACGACGTCCCTGGCGGCCATCCCGCACGTGGTGCCGTAG
- a CDS encoding cytochrome c oxidase subunit I, whose protein sequence is MATMTTQGPVAAPVPGTGGGLMRRLSVVTGVVVGVVLAFVGWLVSNALLPSPQEGNHKTDAVTLITLICWAIGFLVGVGAFVGPFRWLLGRDLSHEDEEFLAGKDEGVWRYFRFTTDHKVVGMQYLVTTMALFAVGGTLAMLIRTNLARPNSEIVGPLAYNELVGLHGIIMIIATIIMVSGPFGNFILPIMIGARDMAFPRLNALSYWLLFAAVPVLLSAFFLGGIPTGWSAYAPLSDQAPPGMDAFLVTIVIFGVSTALAGANITTTAVRMRARGMTWNRTPIFVFGVVTSVALGLIAFPMFMVAMVGLAMDRSLGANFYVASGGGNPWLYSNLFWLMGHPEVYVILLPAIIALLEITPVFTRKPLFSFNGAVLGIGGIVGLSLFVWAHHMYMAGWAPPLNAPFMVTTELISIPTGLLFLVLLGTLWRGPVWMRLPVMAVYALLWNFTIGGITGIYLSDVPVDQAMHGSMFVTAHFHYTLMGAGLTGALGALAYWFPKMTGRMLNERWGGIGFWTAQLGFNVTFLGMFAVGLAGQPRRVSDPAAMFATGNLVSTIGAYVIGIGMLIFLYAVLHSWRHGELAPANPWGAKTLEWQVPTPVPLENFTVLPVVTSDFYGYSENGSREAHPAAEPALTPAGVAGGGGSGALPPETAAPTGEGRD, encoded by the coding sequence ATGGCCACGATGACCACGCAAGGACCCGTCGCGGCACCGGTCCCGGGCACCGGGGGTGGCCTGATGCGCCGCCTCAGCGTCGTCACCGGCGTGGTGGTCGGCGTCGTGCTGGCGTTCGTGGGGTGGCTGGTCTCCAACGCCCTGCTGCCCTCGCCGCAGGAGGGCAACCACAAGACCGACGCCGTCACCCTGATCACCCTGATCTGCTGGGCCATCGGGTTCCTGGTCGGGGTGGGCGCGTTCGTGGGGCCGTTCCGGTGGCTGCTCGGCCGTGACCTGTCGCACGAGGACGAGGAGTTCCTCGCGGGCAAGGACGAGGGGGTATGGCGCTACTTCCGGTTCACGACCGACCACAAGGTCGTCGGGATGCAGTACCTCGTCACGACGATGGCGCTCTTCGCCGTCGGCGGGACCCTGGCCATGCTCATCCGCACCAACCTCGCGCGCCCCAACTCCGAGATCGTGGGGCCGCTCGCCTACAACGAGCTGGTCGGGCTGCACGGCATCATCATGATCATCGCGACGATCATCATGGTCAGCGGGCCGTTCGGGAACTTCATCCTCCCGATCATGATCGGGGCCAGGGACATGGCCTTCCCGCGGCTGAACGCCCTGAGCTACTGGCTGCTCTTCGCCGCGGTCCCGGTCCTGCTCTCGGCGTTCTTCCTCGGTGGCATCCCGACCGGGTGGTCGGCGTACGCCCCGCTGTCGGACCAGGCGCCCCCGGGCATGGACGCCTTCCTCGTGACCATCGTCATCTTCGGCGTCTCCACCGCGCTGGCCGGCGCCAACATCACCACGACCGCCGTCCGGATGCGTGCCCGGGGCATGACCTGGAACCGCACCCCGATCTTCGTCTTCGGCGTCGTGACCAGCGTCGCGCTGGGGCTCATCGCCTTCCCGATGTTCATGGTCGCCATGGTCGGGCTCGCCATGGACCGCTCCCTGGGCGCCAACTTCTACGTCGCGTCGGGCGGGGGCAACCCCTGGCTGTACTCGAACCTGTTCTGGCTCATGGGTCACCCCGAGGTCTACGTGATCCTGCTGCCGGCGATCATCGCGCTGCTCGAGATCACGCCGGTGTTCACCCGCAAGCCGCTGTTCAGCTTCAACGGCGCCGTGCTGGGCATCGGCGGCATCGTCGGGCTGAGCCTGTTCGTCTGGGCGCACCACATGTACATGGCCGGGTGGGCGCCCCCGTTGAACGCACCGTTCATGGTGACCACCGAGCTCATCTCGATCCCGACCGGTCTGCTCTTCCTGGTCCTGCTCGGCACCCTGTGGCGAGGGCCGGTGTGGATGCGCCTGCCGGTGATGGCCGTCTACGCGCTGCTGTGGAACTTCACCATCGGTGGCATCACCGGCATCTACCTCTCCGACGTCCCGGTGGACCAGGCCATGCACGGGTCGATGTTCGTCACCGCCCACTTCCACTACACCCTGATGGGCGCCGGCCTGACCGGAGCGCTGGGGGCCCTGGCCTACTGGTTCCCGAAGATGACCGGCCGCATGCTCAACGAGCGCTGGGGCGGCATCGGGTTCTGGACCGCGCAGCTCGGCTTCAACGTGACGTTCCTCGGGATGTTCGCCGTCGGGCTGGCCGGTCAGCCGCGTCGCGTCTCGGACCCCGCGGCGATGTTCGCGACGGGGAACCTGGTGTCCACGATCGGCGCCTACGTCATCGGCATCGGCATGCTCATCTTCCTGTACGCCGTCCTGCACTCGTGGCGACACGGTGAGCTCGCCCCGGCCAACCCCTGGGGGGCCAAGACGCTGGAGTGGCAGGTGCCGACGCCGGTGCCGCTGGAGAACTTCACCGTCCTGCCCGTCGTCACCTCGGACTTCTACGGCTACAGCGAGAACGGGTCCCGCGAGGCGCACCCCGCAGCCGAGCCGGCGCTGACCCCGGCCGGTGTGGCGGGTGGCGGCGGGAGCGGAGCCCTGCCTCCCGAGACGGCAGCACCGACGGGTGAGGGGCGCGACTGA
- the coxB gene encoding cytochrome c oxidase subunit II yields the protein MTATETPVGAEPPRTPAPTGRPAWRRPPVLPILVLWLVYTVLLLLFALFVPARVMGPPASPTMREIESTVTSFSLASAPVAAMVWAILTYSLLVWRYPGKGPPAEDAPPIRGNNKVLATWLVTSTALCLFLLIWGLVVLAPPASVASTATRPPLVVDVTGQQWTWTFEYPGTGHQVSDQLYLPANQPVLFHVTSKDVIHSFWIVEMGVKIDANPGVTTTANVTPDRTGTFTIRCAELCGLYHSYMQTPVHVLSSNDFAAWLRTAQKAAS from the coding sequence ATGACCGCAACCGAGACGCCCGTCGGCGCCGAGCCACCCCGGACCCCGGCACCAACCGGCAGGCCGGCGTGGCGCCGCCCACCCGTCCTGCCGATCCTGGTGCTCTGGCTGGTCTACACGGTGCTCCTGCTGCTGTTCGCCCTCTTCGTCCCTGCGCGGGTGATGGGCCCTCCGGCGTCACCGACGATGCGGGAGATCGAGTCGACCGTGACGTCGTTCAGCCTCGCCTCCGCGCCGGTGGCGGCGATGGTCTGGGCCATCCTGACCTACAGCCTCCTGGTGTGGCGCTATCCGGGCAAAGGGCCGCCGGCAGAGGACGCACCGCCGATCCGGGGCAACAACAAGGTCCTTGCCACCTGGCTCGTGACCTCCACCGCGCTGTGCCTGTTCCTCCTGATCTGGGGTCTGGTCGTGCTGGCCCCGCCGGCCAGCGTGGCCAGCACCGCCACGCGGCCCCCACTGGTGGTCGACGTCACGGGCCAGCAGTGGACGTGGACGTTCGAGTACCCGGGCACCGGTCACCAGGTCTCGGACCAGCTCTACCTCCCGGCCAACCAGCCGGTGCTGTTCCACGTCACGTCCAAGGACGTCATCCACTCGTTCTGGATCGTCGAGATGGGCGTCAAGATCGACGCCAACCCGGGCGTGACGACCACCGCGAACGTGACGCCCGACCGGACCGGCACCTTCACCATCCGGTGCGCCGAGCTGTGCGGGCTCTACCACTCGTACATGCAGACTCCGGTGCACGTGTTGAGCAGCAACGACTTCGCCGCCTGGCTGCGGACCGCGCAGAAGGCGGCGTCATGA
- a CDS encoding cytochrome c oxidase assembly protein — translation MKEVLDFLSRWDLALVPAVAVLAAATSYLWAVRRLAHRQPEPPWPRWRTSSFLTGLALLAFVVMGPVGAFDDELFWAHMVQHIAIMMLVAPLLLLGAPVLLALRTSGRATRRRLLVPALRSRPVRLLTNPVLTWVLFAGALIGTHFTPFYNYAVTHPVVHDYVEHPLYLGVALLYFYPLIGANPVPHGPSPLAKVASLVLMMGPEAMTGFFIYTARGVLYPAYAVSPRPFGLDALSDQQLGGGLMWCSGMVIGALWIAVAIQAWLRAEARKGRRIDRQIAAGLTGPAAS, via the coding sequence GTGAAGGAAGTCCTCGATTTCCTCAGCAGGTGGGACCTGGCGCTCGTCCCGGCGGTGGCGGTGCTCGCGGCGGCGACGTCCTACCTGTGGGCCGTGCGCCGGCTGGCCCACCGGCAGCCGGAACCGCCCTGGCCGCGCTGGCGCACCTCGTCCTTCCTGACGGGGCTCGCGCTCCTGGCGTTTGTGGTGATGGGCCCGGTCGGCGCCTTCGACGACGAGTTGTTCTGGGCCCACATGGTCCAGCACATCGCCATCATGATGCTGGTCGCGCCGCTCCTGCTCCTGGGCGCACCGGTGCTGCTGGCCCTGCGGACCTCCGGGCGGGCCACCCGGCGCCGCCTGCTCGTCCCCGCGCTGCGCAGCCGCCCCGTGCGGCTGCTCACCAACCCGGTCCTGACCTGGGTGCTGTTCGCCGGGGCGCTGATCGGCACGCACTTCACGCCGTTCTACAACTACGCGGTGACCCACCCGGTGGTGCATGACTACGTCGAGCACCCGCTGTACCTCGGCGTGGCCCTGCTCTACTTCTACCCGCTCATCGGGGCGAACCCGGTCCCGCACGGTCCGTCGCCCCTGGCCAAGGTGGCCTCGCTGGTGCTCATGATGGGCCCGGAGGCCATGACCGGGTTCTTCATCTACACCGCCCGCGGCGTGCTCTACCCCGCGTATGCCGTGTCCCCGCGGCCGTTCGGCCTGGACGCCTTGAGCGACCAGCAGCTCGGCGGCGGCCTGATGTGGTGCTCCGGCATGGTGATCGGCGCGCTCTGGATCGCGGTCGCGATACAGGCGTGGCTGCGCGCGGAGGCTCGCAAGGGGCGGCGCATCGACCGCCAGATCGCGGCCGGGCTGACCGGGCCGGCCGCCTCGTGA